A region of the Mytilus trossulus isolate FHL-02 chromosome 11, PNRI_Mtr1.1.1.hap1, whole genome shotgun sequence genome:
TAGAACCATACCCGGTTGTATAAATGTTCCCGTCGCTATCAACGTCCTGGGAGAAGGGGCCTTGTAATAGACTATGGCTGTACGTAAAGCCTTTTCCTTCATTGCTCTCTCTTTTAATGGACTGTCCTCTATCCCAGTAGATGTACTCATTTTTCTTGTAGCAATAAACATGTCTTGTTCCTGCTGTAGTTGGTTGACTTTTAACTATTGTACCATTTTCAGCATTAAACCAAGATATTTTACTATTATAAGCAGTTACAAATTCATTTTCACAAAACGAAATATCCCACAAAGGATTGCTGATATTTATAGTCTTCACGATAGTCAGCGGTTTAACGTTGATAACCACTATCTTCTTTTCATTTGAAGACACAGCCACTTTTTGGTCATTCAGTTTAGCTATGTCTGTTACATTGTAAGGAATACTTAACTGTCCTTGTTGCTTCCCTTTGTTGTCGTAATACACGATCTTTTTATGAGAATAATGTGTCAAAATGATATCATTATTAAAGAATATCCCACTTACAGCATTTATTGTTACATCAATTGTGAAAGCTATTCGGATTTTTCCTGTGTGGAAATTTGCTATCTTCCTTCCGGGAATAGAATATGCAGAAGGCTGTTGCTCATCAAAAATCAAACTGCCGAGAGAGGTCATGTCTGAAATGATATCTTTATGTTCAAACTTTACGGATATAGCCCTTATTTCACGTAAAAGTTTAGAAATGTCTTTTTCAGTTTGAGGAAGATTGTTTAGAATCTCGTCCATCTTGACCAGACATTGTATTTCTGATCCTTGAGATAAACAAGCTTCGAATAAACTCTTCCAGTTATCAACTGTATTCTTAAGGCTGGACAAATGTGTTGTTTCGTCATCaagcttaattattttttctttccttcTACAGTTGGCCTCGTCCCGAAGTTTTTGTTCGAGTTCATTCAAATGTTTACAAACTTTTTCTCGTAAAGTTGTGATTTCTTGAAGAACTGTTTCTatgccattttcaaaattttccttATTTGTCTTTTGGTTCTGAAGAACTTTACTTAATGTGTTACTCGTTTCTGTTAATGTTGTCAACAGGTTTTTTGCTTTTTCGGATGCTTTTATCCCGGTAACCGCTTTATCGATAGTGACAACCTGTCCACATTTTCTGTGGTGGACAGTGGCACAAACTGTACAACAAGGTTTTGAATGATCCTGACAGTAAACTTCTATCGTCTTATTGGGATGCTCTTTACAAGTGACATGCGCATATATACCGGAAATGGTGGTGTCTGTTATAATATCTGTGATGGGAACTATTTTGTGAGTTCTTGTTGCTTTGTAAAGCGTATGACATCTTTGACATGATTCACAGTAAGCTTCTTCACATACAGTGCAGAATGAGAGTGCATTCTGGGAAATATTCTCTAGTTTACAAGTATCGCAAAGTTTTTCCGACTTTTGGATTGCCTTTCTATCAATAAGTGATAGAATAAAATGGTTCCCGGGTAAATTATTGGCCCAATTTTCCGAATTATCATCATTTTCATCAATTGGCACATACCGACGACATACGGGACATTTGAATCCATTCGGATTGTTTTCTGTCACGGTAGAACcaatatatgtattaatacACGACTTACAAAACGTATGCAGACACGGCAGATACTAAGGTTCTTTGAATGTCTGCAAACAAATTGAACAAGTTAGTAGATCATCAATATCTTCTTTCAACTTTTCTCCTTTCGTCTCCGCCGACATCGCCATTTTGTTGTAACTTTTAAACTTCCTGGTCCAAAgatcaattataaatattatcgaatatatatatagcttgcTTACCTGGACTACGTGACTATCATTATCATGGTTGAGATTGTACTTATATCTCCTGGTTTCTACGTTAAAATTACTATTAACATTCTCAAATTATGTCCATTTTAACTGTAATATCTAACTTGATGAAATAGGTGTATAAGGACAGAAATTTGGAGTACCGAAAGGACAACAACGGACCAATACAcgagtgttttttttaactccCTTGTCCAAAGATCAGTTATGATTATAATCGGATATATATAGCTTGCTTACCTTGACTTGTTTAAGGTAGCACACTACAAAaattttataactccaacttccaagttttaaaatgctgtaactttcttaataatgcttggaaatttataaaagtggttatggatagctaacagattactctttcaaattaatgcaatgttagtattatgcaacaattatgtaaccaattataatgttaactgtgtctaaaatacttttcaccaaatttccactttcaattgaaattagcttctgcataggtattCCTAGAgggtttattttattatatgttgttcctatggacattatctacaaaaggttGTCTCAGATTTTAGAAtctgtatagaacaaattttacacctcattgaacattatcttcttttatgtggtaaGGATATTTACACTAATTAGTGATTTATCAGAGAATGGAATACCATAGGGACAAtttgagacacccttttgaagcacatgatgtgttgattaagatttcgttaaaattttcattttgtaaaagagatgatagagctaaattcattcaaaagAACTGACTGagattttgccactaattatgtaataattgattacataataactgcataataaaaatattgcatccATTCAAAAGATTAaccttttatctatctatatatacctcttttattattgtttatgcattcataagaatgttacagcattttaaaggtTACTGATTGGAAgtgaaaacatttttgtattgtgctaccttaaacaCGTGATCATCATTATcatgatacattttgtactgaTATCTCCTAATATGGTTTCTACGTTTAAATTACTATCAATATTCtacattgttttataatattgattttaactcTAAAATGAAGGTTGATGAAATTTCTTCTTACATATGTATCTAATCACAGTAGAACATTGTCctgaacgttttttttttaatactttggattaatttattttcgtggCTATAATTTATCGTAGATTTAAAAATTGTAGTTTGTCAAACAAAAGCATATAGAAAATTTATAGTGAGTTGAACATTGCAATTCGttgttcacctgtacccacaaaaCCAACGAAAATTGGGGTCCaacgaataaaaatgaatccactGATGTTTCAACTCAATCGACATCTGTagattgactgattgattgatcaattttatgtaactatcgtcacGTGACtttggttttatgtaactatcgtccagtgacaatggttttatgtaactatcgtccagtgacaatggttttatgtaactatcgtccagtgacaatggttttatgtaactatcgtccagtgacaatggttttatgtaactttacgtccagtgacaatggttttatgtaactatcgtccagtgacaatggttttatgtaactatcgtccagtgacaatggttttatgtaactatcgtccagtgacaatggttttatgtaactatcgtccagtgacaatggttttatgtaactttacgtccagtgacaatggttttatgtaactatcgtccagtgacaatggttttatgtaactttacgtccagtgacaatggttttatgtaactatcgtccagtgacaatggttttatgtaactatcgtccagtgacaatggttttatgtaactttacgtccagtgacaatggttttatgtaactatcgtccagtgacaatggttttatgtaactatcgtccagtgacaatggttttatgtaactttacgtccagtgacaatggttttatgtaactatcgtccagtgacaatggttttatgtaactatcgtccagtgacaatggttttatgtaactttacgtccagtgacaatggttttatgtaactatcgtccattgacaatggttttatgtaactttacgtccagtgacaatggttttttgtaactatcgtccagtgacaatggttttatgtaactatcgtccagtgacaatggttttatgtaactatcgtctggtgacaatggttttatgtaactttacgtccagtgacaatggttttatgtaactatcgtccagtgacaatggttttatgtaactatcgtctggtgacaatggttttatgtaactttacgtccagtgacaatggttttatgtaactatcgtccagtgacaatggttttatgtaactatcgtccagtgacaatggttttatgtaactttacgtccagtgacaatggtttcttgtaactatcgtccagtgacaatggttttatgtaactatcgtccagtgacaatggttttatgtaactttacgtccagtgacaatggttttatgtaactatcgtccagtgacaatggttttatgtaactatcgtccagtgacaatggttttatgtaactttacgtccagtgacaatggttttatgtaactatcgtccagtgacaatggttttatgtaactttacgtccagtgacaatggttttatgtaactttacgtccagtgacaatggttttatgtaactttacgtccagtgacaatgggtttttgtaactatcgtccagtgacaatggttttatgtaactatcgtctggtgacaatggttttatgtaactttacgtccagtgacaatggttttatgtaactatcgtccagtgacaatggttttatgtaactttacgtccagtgacaatggttttatgtaactttaagtccagtgacaatggttttttgtaactatcgtccagtgacaatggttttatgt
Encoded here:
- the LOC134691582 gene encoding transcription intermediary factor 1-alpha-like, translated to MYHDNDDHVFKYLPCLHTFCKSCINTYIGSTVTENNPNGFKCPVCRRYVPIDENDDNSENWANNLPGNHFILSLIDRKAIQKSEKLCDTCKLENISQNALSFCTVCEEAYCESCQRCHTLYKATRTHKIVPITDIITDTTISGIYAHVTCKEHPNKTIEVYCQDHSKPCCTVCATVHHRKCGQVVTIDKAVTGIKASEKAKNLLTTLTETSNTLSKVLQNQKTNKENFENGIETVLQEITTLREKVCKHLNELEQKLRDEANCRRKEKIIKLDDETTHLSSLKNTVDNWKSLFEACLSQGSEIQCLVKMDEILNNLPQTEKDISKLLREIRAISVKFEHKDIISDMTSLGSLIFDEQQPSAYSIPGRKIANFHTGKIRIAFTIDVTINAVSGIFFNNDIILTHYSHKKIVYYDNKGKQQGQLSIPYNVTDIAKLNDQKVAVSSNEKKIVVINVKPLTIVKTINISNPLWDISFCENEFVTAYNSKISWFNAENGTIVKSQPTTAGTRHVYCYKKNEYIYWDRGQSIKRESNEGKGFTYSHSLLQGPFSQDVDSDGNIYTTGYGSKNIHQLTSTGKLVRIIPISDIDNTITASPWVIRFQPNSNRFLLTFDHGATKVLVCEID